From the genome of Acidobacteriota bacterium:
GTGACCTACAGCACGCTGTCTGGCTCCGAAGCGCGCATCGTCGGAGCTGACGACAACGCCATCATCACCGTCAATCGAAATGCCAGCAGGGGAAGAGAGCGCTTTTCTGCGGCCCACGAGCTGGCTCACTGGTTGAGAGACGCTGGGGAGGTGGCGCTGCTCTGCAGCCCTGACGACGTATTTGACGAATCTGCCGGGACGAACACGGAGACAAGGGCAAACGACTACGCGGCGGATCTACTGCTACCGAAGTTCATGTTCGCCCCGCGTAGCATGGGAAGGTCGATGACGCTGGGGACAGTTTCCGACCTGGCCGCCGTGTTCACGACGAGCCTCACAGCCACGGCCATTCGTCTCGTGCAGTTGGGTTCATTTCCCGCTGTGGTAGTTGTGTCTGACGCAAACCGTATGCGGTGGTTTCGACGAGGTCCGGACGTACCCGGGTCGCTGTGGCTGCACGTTCCAGGTCGGAAGACGTTCGCCCACGACATTTTCAAGAGACAGGCGGAGAGCGGAAGCGGCAACGTATATGTCGACGAGTGGTTATCGGGCGCCGCCGAACGCCACAGTATTCACGAGGACTCGCGCCGGCTGACGGATGACCTTGTTCTGTCGATGCTGTGGTGGACAGACGAGACACCGCTAGAGGAGATCGTCGAGAGAGATGAAGGTCGTGCCGCACGAAGATCGGATTGGCGTGATGAGTGAGCCGACTCAGTTAGACGCTCGGTAGGTACTCGGCTGCGTTCGTTGCGGGCTAGTCGCCGACGTCCAGTCCGTGACAGCTTGTCTACACTGACACTCATGCCTGCACGTGCTGGCATCTTCATGCCCGCACTTTCCTCAGCCGGTAATTTACTTGTCAGTAGTATCTTTGTTAGTAATATACTACACGGTAGCGAAGATTTAGCGAATATACACGGAAGGACGGAGAAATGTCGCGCGTTCCGATCACTGTCATGGGGTATCGTTGTGACCGCTGCGGGCATGAATGGGTGCCCCGTGAGCTGGTGGCCGAGCCAAGGGTCTGCCCGAAATGCAAGAACCCCTATTGGAACAAGCCGAGAAAGCCGA
Proteins encoded in this window:
- a CDS encoding ImmA/IrrE family metallo-endopeptidase, whose product is MTTPARFRPAADLLRELGVTEPDEIEIEAIAQHCGATVTYSTLSGSEARIVGADDNAIITVNRNASRGRERFSAAHELAHWLRDAGEVALLCSPDDVFDESAGTNTETRANDYAADLLLPKFMFAPRSMGRSMTLGTVSDLAAVFTTSLTATAIRLVQLGSFPAVVVVSDANRMRWFRRGPDVPGSLWLHVPGRKTFAHDIFKRQAESGSGNVYVDEWLSGAAERHSIHEDSRRLTDDLVLSMLWWTDETPLEEIVERDEGRAARRSDWRDE